A region from the Catellatospora sp. TT07R-123 genome encodes:
- a CDS encoding M23 family metallopeptidase, producing the protein MILSDGPPLGPPQILGHGDPRPEDLGGIAYLRGLTRRGFITSAALAASGVSAAFALLPGSAQAAGSYQRPCGIVRISSSWQDHRNRTPPSAEPGTDYAVGTGTAVMAAASGTIRFVKTDTSAATGRVVGMAHDDGNYTRHLHLSRIIVATGQRVSRGQTIAYSGSSANGSDSGVGPHVHTSLWLNTGSPTNFSATVDFENYVGDVANPNPPDQEVDEVFIANVKGSWYLIVPQGTNKPRAVVLGGDSNAAASGLPVLNFTWDPSISALKAAVDGIG; encoded by the coding sequence ATGATCCTCAGTGACGGGCCTCCCCTCGGCCCACCCCAGATCCTCGGCCACGGCGATCCGCGGCCCGAGGATCTCGGCGGCATCGCCTACCTGCGGGGACTCACGAGAAGGGGATTCATCACCAGCGCCGCGCTGGCGGCATCCGGGGTGTCGGCCGCGTTCGCCCTGCTGCCCGGCTCCGCTCAGGCTGCCGGCAGCTATCAGAGGCCGTGCGGAATCGTCCGGATCTCCAGTTCCTGGCAGGACCACCGGAACCGGACGCCGCCCTCGGCTGAGCCGGGCACCGATTATGCGGTCGGAACCGGCACTGCCGTCATGGCCGCCGCGAGCGGCACGATCCGTTTCGTGAAGACCGACACCTCCGCCGCGACCGGCCGTGTGGTGGGAATGGCCCATGACGACGGCAACTACACCCGGCACCTGCACCTGTCGAGGATCATCGTCGCCACCGGTCAACGTGTGTCGCGAGGCCAGACGATCGCATATTCCGGCTCCTCGGCCAACGGCAGCGACTCCGGTGTCGGACCGCATGTGCACACCAGTCTCTGGCTGAATACCGGCAGTCCGACGAATTTCAGCGCGACGGTGGATTTCGAGAACTATGTCGGAGACGTCGCCAACCCGAACCCGCCCGACCAGGAGGTAGATGAAGTGTTCATCGCGAACGTGAAGGGCAGCTGGTACCTGATAGTCCCCCAGGGCACCAACAAGCCGCGGGCAGTGGTCCTCGGCGGCGACAGCAATGCCGCCGCCTCCGGCCTACCCGTCCTGAACTTCACCTGGGACCCGTCGATCAGCGCACTCAAGGCCGCGGTCGACGGCATCGGCTGA
- a CDS encoding CPBP family intramembrane glutamic endopeptidase: MTSTEFAHLPHWLRPAGVRGLLLLLAFAGLLLVAGPIESAAAGHAVAGLLVGAAVATAGVVGYRALVGWLERRPVHELALGPAPSGLLRAFGLGLLLFGIVIGLIAMCGGYRIAGWGSLTGTIATFGLMCGVAVTEEILFRGVLFRLIQQWAGTAVALTVSGVLFGALHLLNPGATLWGALAIAVEAGVLLGAAYTASRSLWLPIGLHLGWNFAESGLFGATLSGSAFHGGLVQGVPHGPSLISGGGFGPEASIFAITVGVAASVWLLRSDRSR, translated from the coding sequence ATGACTTCGACGGAATTCGCGCATCTGCCGCACTGGTTGCGGCCCGCGGGCGTACGCGGACTGCTCCTTCTTCTCGCCTTCGCCGGCCTGCTCCTGGTCGCCGGGCCGATCGAGTCGGCCGCCGCCGGCCACGCCGTCGCCGGGCTCCTCGTCGGCGCGGCGGTCGCGACGGCGGGCGTGGTCGGCTACCGGGCGCTGGTCGGATGGCTCGAACGCCGACCGGTCCACGAGCTGGCGCTCGGCCCGGCGCCTAGCGGCCTGCTGCGCGCGTTCGGGCTGGGACTGCTGCTGTTCGGCATCGTGATCGGGCTGATCGCGATGTGCGGCGGCTACCGCATCGCCGGCTGGGGCTCGCTGACCGGCACGATCGCCACCTTCGGCCTCATGTGCGGGGTGGCGGTGACCGAGGAGATCCTGTTCCGCGGTGTGCTGTTCCGGCTGATCCAGCAGTGGGCCGGCACTGCGGTCGCTCTCACCGTCTCCGGCGTCCTCTTCGGCGCGTTGCACCTGCTCAACCCGGGGGCGACCCTGTGGGGAGCACTGGCGATCGCGGTCGAGGCGGGCGTGCTGCTCGGCGCCGCGTACACCGCGAGCCGCAGCCTCTGGCTGCCGATCGGCCTGCACCTGGGCTGGAACTTCGCGGAGTCCGGCCTGTTCGGCGCGACCCTGTCCGGATCGGCCTTCCACGGCGGCCTCGTGCAGGGCGTGCCGCACGGGCCCAGCCTGATCAGCGGAGGCGGTTTCGGACCGGAGGCGAGCATCTTCGCGATCACGGTCGGTGTCGCCGCCTCGGTATGGCTGCTCCGTTCGGACCGTTCCCGTTGA
- a CDS encoding SRPBCC domain-containing protein, whose product MTTPEGPRILGHLRAADGTGVVHTQDRFDTSIDDLWSALTDPRRLGRWLGEFDGDLRLGGEFHVRYFGSGAETTARVEMCEPPLRFRVVSKDDKVIEATLTADGDATVLTVEHRGLPVDRLPAYGAGIQIHVEDLAAHLAGQERCDSDVRMGELYPAYRGLQIDAETAI is encoded by the coding sequence GTGACCACCCCTGAAGGTCCCCGCATCCTCGGCCACCTCCGGGCGGCCGACGGCACAGGCGTCGTCCACACGCAGGACCGCTTCGACACCAGCATCGACGACCTGTGGTCGGCCCTCACCGATCCCCGGCGGCTGGGGCGCTGGCTGGGCGAGTTCGACGGCGACCTCCGCCTGGGCGGCGAATTCCACGTGCGCTACTTCGGCAGCGGCGCCGAGACCACCGCCCGCGTCGAAATGTGCGAGCCGCCCCTGCGGTTCCGGGTGGTGAGCAAGGACGACAAGGTCATCGAAGCGACGCTGACCGCCGACGGCGACGCGACCGTCCTCACTGTCGAGCATCGCGGCCTGCCGGTGGACCGGCTCCCGGCGTACGGCGCCGGGATTCAGATCCACGTCGAGGATCTCGCCGCTCACCTGGCCGGGCAGGAGCGTTGCGACTCCGACGTGCGGATGGGCGAACTCTACCCGGCGTACCGAGGACTCCAGATCGACGCCGAAACAGCGATCTGA
- a CDS encoding HSP90 family protein: MTEHRTEHRFQVDLRGVVDLLSHHLYASPRVYVRELLQNAADAITARHGTDPDAPAGRVVIEPLPGGALRISDNGIGLTQDEVHTFLASVGRTSKRDDLGFARQDLLGQFGIGLLSCFMVADAIEVVSRSAKGGPAVRWSGFADGRYTVDEGDGAEVGTTVTLRPRPGAEHWLSPAAVRDLASSYAHLLSVDVTVDQVRVTEPQAPWEAAYDDPEQRRAALLDYGARVLGSRPMEVIDLSVPEAGLRGVGFVLASPTAVGQGGHRVYLKRMLLNEDTNKLVPEWAFFVRCVVDTSMLRPTASREALYEDDLLSSVRDALGEQIRDWLLDLSVNHPERLSRFLRVHHLGVKALAVRDDEMLRLVDAWLPFETSHGAMPLRTFRQSRSMIRYVETVDEFRALAAIASAAGTPIVNAGFAYDTQILERLSRVDPQARVRRLDSGELAAKLEPLSPGQQETVAPFLELARAVLRELDCVPLIRQFDPVTVPALYLVSQQARTQDTVRRSIDSADELWSDVLSAFDDVTVEHRPELVLNWRHPLIRKLASYPPGPALRHAVEALYGQALLAGHHPLRAVDTAALNRSFLALLDRAFPTENL, translated from the coding sequence GTGACCGAGCACCGCACCGAGCACCGCTTCCAGGTCGATCTGCGGGGAGTCGTCGACCTGCTCAGCCACCATCTGTACGCCAGTCCCCGCGTCTACGTGCGCGAGCTGCTGCAGAACGCCGCGGACGCGATCACCGCGCGGCACGGCACCGACCCCGACGCCCCCGCCGGCCGCGTGGTCATCGAACCGCTGCCGGGCGGTGCGCTGCGCATCTCGGACAACGGCATCGGCCTGACCCAGGACGAGGTGCACACGTTCCTCGCCAGCGTCGGACGTACGTCCAAGCGCGATGACCTGGGCTTCGCCCGGCAGGACCTGCTCGGCCAGTTCGGCATCGGGCTGCTGTCCTGTTTCATGGTCGCCGACGCCATCGAGGTGGTGTCCCGCTCGGCCAAGGGCGGCCCGGCGGTGCGTTGGTCCGGCTTCGCCGACGGCCGGTACACCGTGGACGAGGGTGATGGCGCCGAGGTCGGCACCACGGTCACGCTGCGTCCCCGCCCCGGGGCCGAGCACTGGCTCAGCCCGGCGGCCGTGCGCGACCTCGCGTCGTCGTACGCCCATCTGCTGAGCGTCGACGTGACGGTGGACCAGGTACGGGTGACGGAGCCGCAGGCTCCGTGGGAGGCGGCCTACGACGATCCGGAGCAACGCCGGGCGGCGCTGCTCGACTACGGCGCCCGCGTCCTGGGCAGCCGCCCGATGGAGGTCATCGACCTCAGCGTGCCCGAGGCCGGACTGCGCGGCGTCGGTTTCGTGCTGGCGTCGCCGACAGCGGTGGGCCAGGGCGGGCACCGCGTCTACCTGAAGCGGATGCTGCTCAACGAGGACACGAACAAACTGGTGCCCGAGTGGGCGTTCTTCGTCCGGTGTGTGGTCGACACGAGCATGCTGCGGCCGACCGCCAGCCGCGAGGCCCTGTACGAGGACGACCTGCTCTCCTCGGTCCGCGACGCGCTCGGCGAGCAGATCCGCGACTGGCTGCTGGACCTGTCGGTCAACCACCCGGAACGGCTGTCGAGGTTCCTACGGGTGCACCACCTCGGCGTCAAGGCGCTCGCCGTCCGCGACGACGAGATGCTGCGCCTGGTCGACGCCTGGCTGCCGTTCGAGACGAGCCACGGCGCGATGCCGCTGCGCACGTTCCGCCAGAGCCGGTCGATGATCCGGTATGTCGAGACCGTGGATGAGTTCCGCGCACTGGCCGCGATCGCAAGCGCGGCCGGGACGCCGATCGTCAATGCCGGTTTCGCCTATGACACCCAGATCCTGGAGCGCTTGTCCAGGGTGGATCCGCAGGCCCGGGTGCGCCGGCTCGACTCCGGTGAGCTGGCCGCCAAGCTGGAGCCGCTGTCGCCCGGCCAGCAGGAGACGGTCGCGCCGTTCCTGGAGCTGGCCCGTGCCGTGCTGCGGGAGCTGGACTGCGTGCCGCTGATCCGCCAGTTCGACCCGGTGACCGTGCCCGCCCTGTACCTGGTCAGCCAGCAGGCCCGCACCCAGGACACGGTGCGGCGCAGCATCGACAGCGCCGACGAGCTGTGGTCCGATGTGCTGTCGGCGTTCGACGACGTGACGGTGGAGCACCGGCCGGAGCTGGTGCTCAACTGGCGGCATCCGCTCATCCGCAAGCTCGCTTCGTATCCGCCCGGCCCGGCGCTGCGCCATGCCGTGGAGGCGCTGTACGGCCAGGCCCTGCTGGCCGGGCATCACCCGTTGCGTGCGGTGGACACCGCCGCGCTGAACCGCTCGTTCCTCGCGCTGCTTGACCGCGCTTTCCCTACGGAGAACTTATGA
- a CDS encoding MarR family winged helix-turn-helix transcriptional regulator produces MRELAIVQQLATTRLNRALKPLGLTMTHTSLLFHLLSCPDGASIGEIADAMEVNQPAVSKTVGGLAERGILTVETAPGDARRRTVRLTGQGHALLGQAMAAMHPDATHVFAPLDDADLASLTGLLARLRTHLDATRA; encoded by the coding sequence TTGCGTGAACTGGCCATCGTCCAGCAGTTGGCCACCACCCGGCTCAACCGGGCGCTCAAACCGCTCGGGCTCACCATGACCCATACCAGCCTGCTCTTCCACCTCCTGTCGTGTCCGGACGGCGCCTCGATCGGTGAGATCGCCGACGCGATGGAGGTGAACCAGCCCGCCGTCTCCAAGACCGTCGGCGGACTCGCCGAACGCGGCATCCTCACCGTCGAGACGGCACCCGGCGACGCCCGCCGCCGCACCGTGCGCCTGACCGGCCAGGGCCACGCCCTGCTCGGGCAGGCGATGGCGGCCATGCACCCCGACGCGACCCACGTGTTCGCACCGCTCGACGACGCCGACCTCGCCAGTCTCACTGGACTGCTCGCCAGGCTCCGGACCCACCTCGACGCGACCCGAGCCTGA
- a CDS encoding YbjN domain-containing protein, whose protein sequence is MTSLPGLRDALDEAEGMPPGDSKIAELERITAHADAAGDVRLGYDARIELIETFNHHTERWRMLPPFGWCLAAFDRDPSMFDDWDGEQLRWFHKWAVATLRTTPRVGLAQTVAALDDMERRFRAGGHSMQTIYNLRCRIADHLGDEAEARRWLDRWRTAERDENSDCAGCDPSRQADLLAGWGEWEQALQTVEPVLSGMVGCAEQPEKALVVAQMAYLRLGRYEEAGRAHVRSYRRHRHERDAFPFLVEHIRFCSLSGNADRGVDILAEHLSWLDRPYDESSAMEFAAAGALACRLAGDAGRVVHRPSFGDRAEADLTVVQLGADLAAQARDLAERFDARNGTGHQSRRVAVLLAEAPVADGIELPPDRPVSAWDPEVGLPPEGRDELVEPLSVQAVTAVLDDRGDRYQVDEEGSVVGQWGEGVFTFDRAGERGEVLHVRVVVQRTLPADRLMEAYAFCNAWNHDRVLPKAYVHDTGEGELILAGDIVTDLEHGVAAPQLAVLMHAAIMTGVQFAEEATALPK, encoded by the coding sequence ATGACCAGCCTGCCCGGCCTGCGCGACGCCCTCGACGAGGCCGAAGGCATGCCGCCCGGCGACAGTAAGATCGCCGAGCTGGAGCGCATCACCGCGCACGCCGACGCCGCAGGCGATGTGCGGCTCGGCTACGACGCCCGGATCGAGCTGATCGAGACGTTCAACCACCACACCGAGCGGTGGCGGATGCTGCCGCCGTTCGGCTGGTGCCTGGCCGCGTTCGACCGTGATCCGTCCATGTTCGACGACTGGGACGGCGAGCAGCTGCGCTGGTTCCACAAGTGGGCGGTGGCGACGCTGCGGACCACGCCACGGGTGGGCCTGGCGCAGACCGTCGCCGCGCTGGACGACATGGAGCGGCGCTTCCGCGCCGGCGGTCACAGCATGCAGACCATCTACAACCTGCGGTGCCGGATCGCCGACCATCTCGGTGACGAGGCCGAGGCCCGCCGCTGGCTGGACCGGTGGCGTACGGCCGAGCGTGACGAGAACAGCGACTGCGCCGGCTGCGACCCGTCGCGGCAGGCCGATCTGCTCGCCGGGTGGGGCGAGTGGGAGCAGGCGCTGCAGACCGTCGAGCCGGTGCTGAGCGGCATGGTCGGTTGTGCCGAGCAGCCGGAGAAGGCACTGGTCGTGGCGCAGATGGCGTATCTGCGGCTGGGCCGGTACGAGGAGGCCGGGCGGGCGCACGTGCGTTCCTACCGGCGGCACCGCCATGAGCGCGATGCGTTCCCGTTCCTGGTCGAGCACATCCGGTTCTGCTCGCTGAGCGGCAACGCCGATCGCGGGGTCGACATCCTCGCCGAGCATCTGAGCTGGCTGGACCGGCCGTATGACGAGTCGTCGGCGATGGAGTTCGCGGCGGCGGGTGCGCTGGCGTGCCGGCTGGCCGGCGACGCCGGCCGGGTCGTGCACCGGCCGTCGTTCGGCGACCGGGCCGAAGCCGACCTGACCGTGGTGCAGCTCGGCGCCGATCTCGCGGCGCAGGCGCGCGATCTCGCGGAGCGGTTCGACGCCCGCAACGGCACGGGTCACCAGTCCCGCCGGGTCGCGGTGCTGCTGGCGGAGGCGCCGGTCGCCGACGGGATCGAGTTGCCGCCGGACCGGCCCGTCTCGGCGTGGGACCCGGAGGTCGGGTTGCCGCCGGAGGGCCGCGACGAGCTGGTCGAGCCGCTGAGTGTGCAGGCCGTCACGGCGGTCCTGGACGACCGCGGGGACCGTTACCAGGTCGACGAGGAAGGCTCGGTGGTCGGCCAGTGGGGCGAGGGCGTGTTCACGTTCGACCGGGCGGGCGAGCGCGGCGAGGTTCTGCACGTGCGGGTGGTGGTGCAGCGTACGCTGCCCGCCGATCGGCTGATGGAGGCGTACGCGTTCTGCAACGCCTGGAATCACGACAGGGTGCTGCCGAAGGCGTACGTGCACGACACCGGCGAGGGTGAGTTGATCCTGGCCGGCGACATCGTCACCGACCTGGAGCATGGCGTGGCCGCACCTCAGCTGGCGGTGCTCATGCATGCCGCGATCATGACCGGGGTGCAGTTCGCGGAGGAGGCGACGGCGCTGCCCAAGTGA
- a CDS encoding YbjN domain-containing protein, with product MPSDGEVQTLMPLTNELIAAVLTARGYSFNIDDDGDIGGMWDDNVVYFLRQGPDGESLQVRTLAATGFTIDDVPRLYAFCNAWNHDRLWPKAYVHVNDDGTARVVGEVMADLHRGVSHRQLDQLLGCGISSGCRLAEAAAELTA from the coding sequence ATGCCATCCGATGGCGAGGTGCAGACCCTCATGCCGCTGACGAACGAGCTGATCGCGGCCGTGCTGACTGCCCGCGGATACAGCTTCAACATCGACGACGACGGCGACATCGGCGGGATGTGGGACGACAACGTCGTCTACTTCCTGCGGCAGGGTCCCGACGGCGAGTCGCTCCAGGTGCGGACGCTCGCCGCGACCGGGTTCACGATCGACGACGTGCCCCGGCTGTACGCGTTCTGCAACGCCTGGAACCACGACCGGCTGTGGCCCAAAGCGTACGTGCACGTCAACGACGACGGCACCGCCCGAGTCGTCGGCGAGGTCATGGCCGATCTGCATCGCGGCGTGTCGCACCGGCAGCTCGACCAGCTCCTCGGCTGCGGCATCTCCAGCGGCTGCCGGCTCGCCGAGGCCGCCGCGGAGTTGACGGCGTGA
- a CDS encoding thrombospondin type 3 repeat-containing protein — protein MNSLSRRLQAVLFAAFLAWGASLGAAAPAHAADPRPTYATLHLCDPTGCYFAWRVVDSDGDGFCDADELMAGTNPHDATSHPLLTVVVQLAVDRKLPSFEAGLGAFLAVPQQILDARAKAGIDVLGAFDMGSRRKTIEHLGMTFGEINTKGVDLDPTHGFTLGLNGKGGKGSMPGIKVGGIDVALLSQEGASFGSSGFGSLITVDKDQRQYTFGQEHGGVKSSKLIDGGTGTHYEFNDGTSRTSRSDGEGGAVVTTTNSDGSEGPTTVVQHQDTSTGSREKRSTFLPNGDTTNVTYVDIHEHPDGGSSAVEVSTTFVRDDDGKVIGTVVVTTATYISKDGSWGSTSQVVQSCDASGSNCTTDDSHYEDSDDPDDEEYVDPDADTDVVTFEMVDKTLRMRGAAVTVVDGWTAPGFENDPANPNDPGLVSLIDSDLATGYNLLSPPRVTTAQPEGRPDLPSPSEAAPTGGGGPCGGLCS, from the coding sequence ATGAATTCGCTATCGCGACGGCTGCAGGCCGTTCTTTTCGCAGCGTTCCTGGCATGGGGAGCCTCGCTGGGCGCGGCGGCTCCAGCCCATGCCGCCGACCCCAGGCCCACCTATGCCACGCTGCACCTGTGCGACCCGACCGGCTGCTATTTCGCCTGGAGGGTGGTCGACTCCGATGGGGACGGCTTCTGTGACGCCGACGAACTGATGGCGGGCACCAACCCCCACGACGCCACGAGCCACCCGTTGCTGACCGTGGTCGTGCAGCTGGCCGTGGACCGCAAGCTGCCGTCGTTCGAGGCTGGCCTCGGCGCGTTCCTGGCCGTACCGCAGCAGATCCTCGACGCACGCGCCAAGGCCGGCATCGACGTTCTCGGCGCCTTCGACATGGGTTCCCGGCGCAAGACGATCGAGCACCTCGGCATGACCTTCGGTGAGATCAACACCAAGGGCGTCGACCTGGACCCGACGCACGGTTTCACCCTCGGGCTCAACGGCAAGGGCGGCAAGGGCTCCATGCCGGGCATCAAGGTCGGCGGCATCGACGTCGCCCTGCTCTCGCAGGAAGGCGCCAGCTTCGGCTCCTCCGGGTTCGGCAGCTTGATCACCGTCGACAAGGACCAGCGTCAGTACACCTTCGGCCAGGAGCACGGTGGGGTCAAGAGCAGCAAGCTGATCGACGGCGGCACCGGCACCCACTACGAGTTCAACGACGGCACCTCGCGTACGTCGAGGAGCGACGGTGAGGGCGGAGCCGTCGTCACGACGACCAACTCCGACGGCTCGGAGGGCCCGACGACGGTCGTCCAGCACCAGGACACCTCCACCGGCTCGCGCGAGAAGCGGTCCACGTTCCTGCCCAACGGTGACACGACCAACGTGACCTACGTCGACATCCACGAGCACCCCGACGGCGGGTCGAGCGCCGTCGAGGTCAGCACGACCTTCGTCCGCGACGATGACGGCAAGGTCATCGGCACGGTGGTGGTCACCACGGCCACCTACATCTCGAAGGACGGGTCCTGGGGTTCGACCTCGCAGGTCGTCCAGAGCTGCGACGCCAGCGGCAGCAACTGCACCACCGACGACTCCCACTACGAGGACAGCGACGATCCGGACGACGAGGAATACGTCGACCCGGACGCCGACACCGACGTCGTCACGTTCGAGATGGTCGACAAGACGCTGCGTATGCGCGGCGCCGCCGTCACCGTGGTCGACGGCTGGACCGCACCCGGGTTCGAGAACGACCCGGCGAACCCGAACGACCCGGGCCTCGTGTCGCTGATCGACTCGGACCTCGCCACCGGATACAACCTGCTGTCGCCGCCGCGGGTCACCACGGCACAGCCCGAGGGACGTCCCGACCTGCCCAGTCCCAGCGAGGCCGCACCGACCGGCGGCGGCGGCCCCTGCGGCGGTCTGTGCAGCTGA
- a CDS encoding MerR family transcriptional regulator has product MRIGELAAQAGLTTDAVRFYEKVGLVTGRRLPNGYRDFPPETLPWLHYVRTAQSLGFSLAEIARAGERLSDAPDQAAALSALFADKIQVIDSRMADLAELRAELAARVGTGCPLRADEAESAAASTPRHGLGR; this is encoded by the coding sequence ATGCGTATCGGAGAACTGGCCGCCCAGGCCGGCCTGACCACGGACGCCGTCCGCTTCTACGAGAAGGTCGGCCTCGTCACCGGGCGGCGGCTGCCCAACGGATACCGCGACTTCCCGCCCGAGACGCTGCCCTGGCTGCACTACGTGCGCACCGCCCAGTCCCTCGGGTTCTCCCTGGCCGAGATCGCGCGTGCCGGCGAGCGCTTGAGTGACGCACCGGACCAGGCGGCCGCGCTGTCCGCGCTGTTCGCGGACAAGATCCAGGTCATCGACTCGCGGATGGCCGACCTGGCCGAGCTGCGGGCCGAGCTCGCGGCGCGCGTCGGCACCGGCTGTCCGCTGCGGGCCGACGAGGCAGAATCCGCTGCTGCATCGACACCGCGGCATGGCCTTGGGCGTTGA
- a CDS encoding response regulator transcription factor — translation MISVLVCDDQALVRTGFATILDAQPDLTVVGEASDGRAAVDLARRLRPDVVVMDVRMPVMDGIEATRALAGAGVTDPTKVLVVTTFNIDEYVYEALRAGASGFLLKDADPPEMVDAVRTVARGDALLAPAVTRRLIGRHAERIRPAASTITAVDALTPRELEVLRLIAAGLSNAEIATALVIGAETVKTYVARILMKLDLRDRVQAVVFAYRIGLVEPGG, via the coding sequence ATGATCAGCGTGCTGGTCTGCGACGACCAGGCCCTCGTACGGACCGGGTTCGCCACCATCCTCGACGCCCAGCCCGACCTGACCGTGGTCGGCGAGGCCTCAGACGGCAGGGCGGCCGTCGACCTCGCCCGCCGGCTGCGGCCCGACGTCGTCGTCATGGACGTGCGCATGCCGGTGATGGACGGCATCGAAGCCACCCGCGCCCTGGCCGGCGCCGGTGTCACCGACCCGACCAAGGTGCTGGTGGTGACCACATTCAACATCGACGAATATGTGTACGAAGCCCTGCGGGCGGGTGCGAGCGGCTTCCTGCTCAAGGACGCCGACCCGCCCGAGATGGTCGACGCCGTCCGCACCGTGGCCCGCGGCGACGCCCTGCTCGCCCCGGCGGTGACCCGCCGCTTGATCGGCCGGCACGCCGAACGGATCCGCCCGGCCGCCTCAACCATTACCGCCGTCGACGCGCTGACCCCGCGTGAGCTGGAGGTCCTCCGCCTGATCGCGGCCGGTCTGTCCAACGCCGAGATCGCCACCGCCCTGGTGATCGGCGCCGAGACCGTCAAGACCTACGTCGCCCGGATCCTGATGAAGCTCGACCTGCGCGACCGCGTCCAGGCGGTCGTCTTCGCCTATCGCATCGGCCTGGTCGAGCCCGGCGGCTGA
- a CDS encoding helix-turn-helix transcriptional regulator, whose protein sequence is MDAVLRAVADEGRRTILRALADGPATAGDLASLLPIARPGVSRHLRVLREAELVEVRQQAQRRVYSLRPEPLAEVDEWLSGYRNLWQHRMAALHAEVARGKRERRSTT, encoded by the coding sequence ATGGATGCCGTGCTGAGAGCCGTGGCCGACGAAGGGCGACGTACGATCCTGCGCGCCCTGGCCGACGGTCCGGCCACCGCGGGCGATCTGGCCTCCCTGCTGCCGATCGCTCGCCCAGGCGTGTCCCGCCACCTGCGGGTCCTGCGCGAAGCCGAATTGGTCGAGGTTCGCCAGCAGGCCCAGCGGCGGGTCTACAGCCTCCGCCCGGAACCACTGGCCGAGGTCGACGAATGGCTGAGCGGCTACCGGAATCTGTGGCAGCACCGCATGGCCGCCCTGCACGCCGAAGTCGCCCGAGGCAAACGCGAACGGAGGAGCACCACGTGA
- a CDS encoding sensor histidine kinase, producing the protein MSTRSPLLRDAALALALALVAFVPPLATHGTRLGELPHRSLDALAVAAALAQSLPLALRRRWPAATLAMVVAGFAVQELRGYATFASLGLLIAIYSAAAHQHRLRRWTAGVATAGYLALSIGLHVAGSANRVADYVVFYLCMAAAWLLGAYVRALRSAEEVRRRVEADAARADERARIARELHDVVAHHVTAMVVQANAAQFLPPHSARESLTAIKETGKKALCDLRDLLGVLDPAREARRDRLPGLTELPLLIEQTRAAGQPVSLIEQGRAPVALGAGRELTAYRVVQEALTNALKYAAGRPTVVHLGYRPSGVDISVSTAPSQGPDSADPVGGRTDRSGHRSGEPIGGSGRGLTGLRERVELFGGSLSAGPDGHGGFTVAAHLPAGEAA; encoded by the coding sequence GTGTCCACACGTTCGCCGCTGCTGCGCGACGCGGCGCTGGCCCTGGCGCTCGCGCTGGTCGCGTTCGTGCCGCCGCTGGCGACCCACGGCACCCGGCTGGGCGAGCTGCCGCACCGCTCGCTCGATGCGCTGGCCGTGGCGGCCGCGTTGGCCCAGTCCCTGCCGCTGGCCTTGCGGAGGAGATGGCCGGCGGCCACCTTGGCGATGGTGGTGGCCGGCTTCGCGGTTCAGGAGCTCCGGGGATACGCGACGTTCGCGAGCCTGGGCCTGCTCATCGCGATCTACAGCGCGGCGGCGCATCAGCACCGCCTCCGCCGCTGGACTGCCGGCGTCGCGACCGCCGGTTATCTGGCGCTCTCGATCGGGTTGCACGTGGCCGGCTCGGCCAACCGCGTCGCCGACTATGTGGTCTTCTATCTCTGTATGGCCGCGGCCTGGCTTCTCGGGGCCTACGTGCGGGCCTTGCGGTCGGCCGAGGAGGTGCGGCGCCGGGTCGAGGCCGACGCGGCCCGCGCCGACGAGCGGGCCCGGATCGCCCGCGAGCTGCACGACGTGGTCGCCCACCACGTGACGGCCATGGTCGTGCAGGCCAATGCGGCCCAGTTCCTCCCGCCCCACTCGGCCCGCGAGAGCCTGACCGCGATCAAGGAGACCGGCAAGAAGGCCCTCTGCGACCTGCGTGATCTGCTCGGGGTGCTCGATCCGGCCCGGGAGGCGCGCCGCGACCGGCTGCCCGGGCTGACCGAACTGCCGCTGCTCATCGAGCAGACCCGGGCGGCCGGGCAACCGGTCTCGCTGATCGAGCAGGGCCGTGCCCCGGTGGCGCTGGGCGCCGGACGGGAGCTGACCGCCTACCGCGTGGTGCAGGAGGCCCTGACCAACGCCCTGAAGTACGCGGCGGGCCGTCCCACGGTCGTCCACCTGGGCTACCGGCCGTCGGGGGTGGACATCTCGGTCAGCACCGCGCCGTCACAGGGACCGGACAGCGCCGACCCGGTGGGCGGGCGCACCGACCGGTCCGGGCACCGATCCGGCGAGCCGATCGGCGGGTCCGGGCGGGGCCTGACCGGCCTGCGGGAACGGGTGGAGCTGTTCGGCGGCTCGCTGTCGGCGGGGCCGGACGGCCACGGCGGATTCACGGTGGCCGCGCACCTCCCGGCCGGGGAAGCCGCATGA